Proteins from one Deinococcus apachensis DSM 19763 genomic window:
- a CDS encoding metal ABC transporter solute-binding protein, Zn/Mn family, whose protein sequence is MSRALLLLGLSLGVASAAPLPVSATTTIVGDFVRAVGGSRVSVNVIVPAGGDAHTFQPTTTVIRGLSGSRALFANGAGLEPWLPKLKASAPGVPVTELTAGLKLRAADPAEQGHEAAGHDDHGAFDPHAWWDPTLAAGYVRNVQAALTRLDPPGRATYAGNAAAYLGKLRALDAYAKGQFASVPAARRKLVTNHDSLHYLANHYGLTVIGAVIPGLSTEREPSPRELAGLIEAVRKSGVRVIFTENTVNARLAQTLARETGAKVAPPLYTDALGPKGSAGETYLKAFRSNVDTIVRALR, encoded by the coding sequence ATGAGCCGCGCACTGCTCCTCTTGGGCCTGAGCCTGGGCGTGGCCTCTGCCGCCCCGCTGCCGGTCAGCGCCACGACCACCATCGTCGGGGACTTTGTGAGGGCGGTTGGCGGGAGCCGGGTCAGCGTGAACGTGATCGTGCCCGCGGGGGGCGACGCGCACACCTTTCAGCCCACCACCACGGTGATCCGCGGGCTGAGCGGGAGCCGGGCCCTCTTCGCCAACGGGGCGGGCCTGGAGCCCTGGCTGCCGAAGCTGAAGGCGTCCGCCCCCGGGGTGCCGGTGACCGAACTCACGGCCGGGTTGAAGTTGCGCGCCGCCGACCCCGCCGAACAAGGCCACGAGGCAGCCGGGCACGACGACCACGGCGCCTTCGATCCCCACGCCTGGTGGGACCCCACCCTGGCGGCCGGGTATGTTCGCAACGTGCAGGCGGCGCTGACCCGGCTCGATCCGCCGGGCCGTGCCACCTACGCGGGGAATGCGGCGGCGTACCTCGGGAAGCTGCGCGCCCTGGATGCCTACGCGAAAGGGCAGTTTGCCAGTGTTCCCGCCGCCCGGCGCAAGCTTGTCACCAACCACGACAGCCTGCATTACCTGGCGAACCATTACGGATTGACCGTGATCGGGGCCGTTATTCCTGGACTCAGCACCGAGCGTGAGCCCAGCCCGCGGGAACTCGCCGGGCTGATCGAGGCCGTGAGGAAAAGCGGCGTCCGCGTGATCTTTACCGAGAACACCGTCAACGCGCGTCTGGCTCAGACCCTGGCCCGCGAGACCGGCGCAAAGGTTGCCCCGCCCCTCTACACCGACGCGCTGGGACCGAAGGGAAGTGCGGGCGAGACCTATCTGAAGGCCTTCCGCTCCAACGTGGACACGATTGTGCGGGCATTGAGGTAG
- a CDS encoding Bax inhibitor-1/YccA family protein, with translation MQLTATRTENLVRTFMARTYSWMAAGLALTAGVAYLTAQNEGLAQQVMALRLPLILAQLALVFVLSLFAQRLSSAVAGILFIAYAALTGLTFSSLLFVYSPAAVTAAFLTTAGTFGAMSVAGFVIKRDLSAMGRFFLFAVLGLLIAMIVNLFVASSALTLGISIVGVLLFAGLTTYDTQMLRNLALSGVSGEMAERAAINGALALYLDFINMFLFILRLFGFAGSSRD, from the coding sequence ATGCAACTGACTGCTACCCGGACGGAAAATCTGGTCCGCACCTTCATGGCGCGGACGTACTCGTGGATGGCGGCGGGGCTGGCGCTCACGGCCGGGGTCGCCTACCTGACGGCGCAGAACGAGGGGCTGGCGCAGCAGGTGATGGCGCTGCGGCTGCCGCTCATCCTGGCGCAGCTCGCGCTGGTGTTCGTGCTGAGCCTCTTCGCCCAGCGGCTGAGCAGCGCGGTCGCCGGAATCCTGTTCATCGCCTACGCCGCGCTGACCGGCCTAACCTTCAGCTCGCTGCTCTTCGTCTATAGCCCCGCCGCCGTGACCGCCGCCTTCCTGACCACGGCGGGTACCTTCGGGGCCATGAGCGTGGCGGGCTTCGTGATCAAGAGGGACCTGAGCGCGATGGGCCGCTTCTTCCTGTTCGCGGTTCTCGGCCTGCTGATTGCGATGATCGTGAACCTGTTCGTGGCGAGCAGCGCCCTGACGCTGGGCATCAGCATCGTCGGCGTGCTGCTCTTCGCGGGCCTGACCACCTACGACACCCAGATGCTCCGCAACCTCGCGCTAAGCGGCGTCAGCGGTGAGATGGCCGAGCGTGCGGCGATCAACGGCGCGCTGGCCCTGTACCTCGATTTCATCAATATGTTCCTGTTTATCCTGCGCCTCTTCGGCTTCGCGGGAAGCAGCCGGGACTGA
- the treY gene encoding malto-oligosyltrehalose synthase — protein sequence MTEASSHISPPTTHLPSSTYRLQLHADFDFAAARRVLPYLKRLGITDVYLSPIWTSTPGSTHGYDVTDHAQVDPKLGGEAGLRRLSARAQELGLGLIVDFVPNHMGIQGGHNPYWEDVLTHGQASRYAHFFDISWQPLKRALENKVLLPTLGDQYGRILERGELHLTREGGHFLLTYWERRLPISPRSLAGLLTALAEELSGAVPADDHAELASIARAAANLPRSTSADLTDEDRLSRAQESEVITRRLGALLESSSQVRGALDRMVEAVNADPARLDALIQEQNYRLASWRVAAEQINYRRFFDINDLAALRMEDARVFAWAHAKLFELIRDGVVKGVRLDHTDGLYDPAGYFRDLQRGAARALGQEWTEGDPLPLYVVAEKILEPGERLPEDWAVHGTTGYDFLAQLNGTFVDTSNEEEITAIYRRQTGDRDSYHEQLYRGKYLIQRVALPGEVNVLAEHLERIAESDLRSRDFTLTALRDGIREVIAAFPVYRTYVRADGSREPGDNARIEQAIREAREHTRREGRSLDPSLFDFLEAVLKLDAPDEATRAAYADFALKFQQLTGPVTAKGAEDTAFYRYARLLSLNEVGGDPGLFGTSRRAFHTETRGRAERWPHAMLASSTHDTKRGEDTRARISVLSEMPQTWMAYLSAWSPIIRGLERQLDLGPAPTALDTYILLQTTLGIYPLDGRLDGFADRLSDYMLKAAREAKLRTSWTSPDGDYEEALDGMVRGLLANERFTEGLRELHTRISPYGAQNGLSATLARLTAPGVPDTYQGSEGWNQSLVDPDNRRPVDYAWRTRTLARIEKRWPEGGPRLAGELLSRYEDGGVKLLVSWANLQARAAHPELFRHGTYRPIEAGKYLLAFARECEGEVAVTVAPRFTYTLTREQKPWALGEVWGNRQLTLPRPGTYENMLTGERFRVRGEKVPVAKVLEDFPLALLVRR from the coding sequence ATGACCGAAGCCTCGTCCCACATCTCCCCCCCCACGACCCACCTCCCCTCCTCGACCTACCGGCTGCAACTGCACGCCGACTTCGACTTCGCGGCCGCGCGGCGGGTGCTGCCGTACCTGAAGCGGCTGGGCATCACCGACGTGTACCTCTCGCCCATATGGACGAGTACGCCGGGTTCGACCCACGGCTATGACGTGACCGACCACGCCCAGGTGGACCCCAAACTGGGCGGCGAGGCGGGATTGCGGCGGCTCTCGGCGCGGGCACAGGAGCTGGGGCTCGGCCTGATCGTGGACTTCGTGCCCAACCACATGGGGATCCAGGGTGGGCACAACCCGTACTGGGAGGACGTGCTGACCCACGGGCAGGCGAGCCGCTACGCGCACTTCTTCGACATCTCCTGGCAGCCGCTGAAACGGGCGTTGGAGAACAAGGTGCTGCTGCCCACGCTGGGCGACCAGTACGGCCGGATTCTGGAACGCGGCGAGCTGCACCTGACCCGCGAGGGCGGGCACTTCCTCCTGACGTACTGGGAAAGGCGCCTGCCGATCTCGCCGCGCAGCCTGGCGGGCCTGCTGACGGCGCTGGCCGAGGAGTTGAGTGGGGCCGTGCCTGCCGACGATCACGCCGAACTCGCCAGCATCGCGCGGGCCGCCGCTAACCTGCCCCGCAGCACGAGCGCCGACCTCACCGACGAAGACCGGCTCTCGCGGGCGCAGGAGTCGGAGGTCATCACGCGCCGATTGGGAGCGTTGCTGGAATCGTCGTCCCAGGTGCGCGGGGCCCTCGACCGGATGGTGGAGGCCGTGAACGCCGACCCGGCCCGCCTGGACGCCCTGATTCAGGAGCAGAACTACCGCCTCGCCTCGTGGCGGGTGGCGGCCGAGCAGATCAACTATCGGAGATTCTTCGACATCAACGACCTCGCGGCGCTGCGAATGGAGGACGCGCGGGTCTTCGCCTGGGCACACGCTAAGCTGTTCGAGCTGATCCGCGACGGCGTGGTGAAGGGCGTGCGCCTTGATCACACCGACGGGCTGTACGACCCCGCCGGGTACTTCCGGGACCTGCAACGCGGGGCGGCGCGGGCACTGGGCCAGGAGTGGACCGAGGGAGACCCCCTTCCCCTCTACGTGGTTGCGGAAAAGATCCTGGAGCCCGGCGAGCGCCTGCCCGAGGACTGGGCGGTCCACGGCACGACCGGGTACGACTTCCTCGCCCAACTGAACGGCACCTTCGTGGACACCAGCAACGAGGAGGAGATTACCGCGATCTACCGCCGACAGACGGGGGACCGCGACAGCTACCACGAGCAGCTGTACCGGGGCAAATACCTCATCCAGCGGGTTGCGCTGCCCGGTGAGGTGAACGTGCTCGCCGAGCACCTGGAGCGCATCGCCGAGTCGGACCTGCGCTCGCGCGACTTCACCCTGACGGCGCTGCGGGACGGCATCCGCGAGGTGATCGCTGCCTTCCCGGTGTACCGCACCTACGTGCGGGCAGACGGCTCGCGCGAGCCGGGGGACAACGCGCGCATTGAGCAGGCTATTCGGGAGGCGCGCGAGCATACCCGGCGCGAGGGCCGCAGCCTGGACCCCAGCCTTTTCGACTTCCTGGAGGCGGTGCTCAAGCTCGACGCGCCGGACGAGGCGACCCGGGCAGCCTATGCCGACTTCGCCCTGAAGTTCCAGCAGCTCACCGGCCCGGTGACGGCCAAGGGGGCGGAGGACACTGCCTTCTACCGCTACGCGCGGCTGCTCTCGCTGAACGAGGTGGGCGGGGACCCGGGGCTGTTCGGCACGTCCCGCCGGGCCTTCCACACCGAGACGCGGGGGCGGGCGGAGCGCTGGCCCCACGCCATGCTGGCCTCCAGCACCCATGACACCAAGCGCGGCGAGGACACCCGCGCCCGCATCAGCGTGCTGTCGGAGATGCCCCAGACCTGGATGGCGTACCTCAGCGCCTGGTCGCCGATCATCCGGGGGTTGGAACGCCAGCTCGACCTGGGACCCGCGCCGACCGCGCTGGACACCTACATCCTGCTTCAGACCACCCTCGGCATTTACCCACTGGACGGGCGGCTGGACGGCTTCGCGGACCGCCTGAGCGACTACATGCTCAAGGCGGCGCGCGAGGCCAAGCTCCGCACAAGCTGGACCTCGCCCGACGGGGACTACGAGGAGGCGCTGGACGGCATGGTGCGCGGCCTGCTCGCCAACGAGCGGTTTACAGAAGGCTTGCGCGAACTCCACACCCGGATCAGCCCCTACGGGGCGCAGAACGGCCTCAGCGCCACCCTCGCCCGCCTGACTGCCCCCGGCGTGCCCGACACGTACCAGGGCTCGGAGGGCTGGAACCAGAGCCTGGTGGACCCCGACAACCGCCGCCCGGTGGACTATGCCTGGCGCACCCGCACGCTCGCGCGCATCGAGAAACGCTGGCCGGAGGGGGGGCCGCGGCTGGCGGGAGAACTCCTCTCGCGCTACGAGGACGGCGGCGTGAAGCTGCTCGTGAGCTGGGCTAACCTACAAGCCCGGGCCGCCCACCCCGAGTTGTTCCGTCACGGCACCTACCGCCCCATCGAGGCGGGGAAGTACCTCCTCGCCTTCGCCCGGGAGTGCGAGGGCGAGGTCGCGGTGACCGTCGCGCCGCGCTTCACATATACCCTGACTCGGGAGCAAAAGCCCTGGGCGCTGGGCGAGGTCTGGGGCAACCGGCAACTCACCCTCCCCCGCCCCGGCACGTACGAGAACATGCTGACCGGTGAGCGCTTCCGGGTGCGCGGCGAGAAGGTTCCCGTCGCCAAGGTGCTGGAGGACTTTCCGCTGGCGCTGCTGGTGAGAAGGTAG
- the treS gene encoding maltose alpha-D-glucosyltransferase — protein MTLAAPPSEWYKSAVFYELSVRTFADGNGDGKGDFPGLTGRLDYLKNLGVDCLWLLPWYPSPLRDDGYDVADYVGIHPDLGTLDDFKVFLREAHARGLRVIGDLVTNHTSSDHPWFQAARRGPVLPDGSPNEYFDYYVWSDTGTEYAGARIIFTDTEVSNWTLDEQCGKYYWHRFFSSQPDLNYDNPRVQEEFFSAMRFWLDLGLDGFRVDAVPYLIEREGTNCENLPETHGILKAMRKMVDAEYPGRLLLAEANQWPEDVVEYFGSEQDPEFHMCFNFPVMPRLYMSLKREDTTSIREIMGRLPQIPTFGQWATFLRNHDELTLEMVTDDERAFMYMAYAPDARMKINVGIRRRLAPLLDNDRRRIELLTTVLFALPGSPILYYGDEIGMGDNLTLADRNGVRTPMQWNTGTSGGFSSAPPEQCFYPPIQDPVYGFLRVNVNSQEQDPSSLLKWVSRQLDLRRAHPAFAHGDLNFVETGNPAVLAFTRQYGDDTLLIVSNFAGTTQAAQLDLAGHVGRVPISLAGGSHLPPVGEGGQYPMILGKYDYYWLKLSGVR, from the coding sequence ATGACGCTGGCCGCCCCCCCCTCCGAGTGGTACAAGAGCGCCGTCTTCTACGAACTCTCCGTCCGCACCTTCGCCGATGGCAACGGTGACGGCAAGGGTGACTTTCCCGGCCTGACCGGCAGGCTCGACTACCTGAAGAACCTGGGCGTGGACTGCCTCTGGCTGCTCCCCTGGTATCCCAGCCCCCTGCGCGACGACGGCTACGACGTGGCCGACTACGTGGGCATCCACCCGGACCTGGGGACGCTGGACGACTTCAAGGTCTTTCTGCGTGAGGCCCACGCCCGCGGCCTGCGCGTGATTGGTGACCTCGTAACCAACCACACGTCCTCCGACCATCCCTGGTTCCAGGCGGCGCGGCGCGGTCCAGTTCTTCCCGACGGCAGCCCCAACGAGTATTTCGACTACTACGTCTGGAGCGACACCGGCACCGAGTACGCGGGCGCGCGCATCATCTTCACCGACACTGAGGTCAGCAACTGGACCCTCGACGAGCAGTGCGGCAAGTACTACTGGCACCGCTTCTTCTCCTCGCAGCCCGACCTGAATTACGACAACCCGCGGGTGCAGGAGGAATTTTTCAGCGCCATGCGCTTCTGGCTCGACCTGGGGCTGGACGGCTTCCGGGTAGACGCGGTGCCGTACCTGATCGAGCGCGAGGGGACGAACTGCGAGAACCTGCCCGAGACGCACGGCATCCTCAAGGCGATGCGGAAGATGGTGGACGCCGAGTACCCCGGCCGCCTGCTCCTCGCCGAGGCGAACCAGTGGCCGGAGGACGTGGTGGAGTATTTCGGCAGCGAGCAGGATCCCGAGTTCCACATGTGCTTTAACTTCCCGGTCATGCCACGGCTGTACATGAGCCTCAAGCGCGAGGACACGACCTCCATCCGCGAGATCATGGGCCGATTGCCCCAGATCCCTACCTTCGGCCAGTGGGCCACCTTCCTGCGGAACCACGACGAGCTGACCCTGGAGATGGTGACGGACGACGAGCGGGCCTTCATGTACATGGCCTACGCGCCCGACGCCCGCATGAAGATCAACGTGGGCATCCGCCGCCGCCTCGCCCCACTGCTCGACAACGACCGCCGCCGCATCGAGCTGCTGACCACCGTGCTGTTCGCCCTGCCCGGCAGCCCCATCCTGTACTACGGCGACGAGATTGGCATGGGGGACAACCTGACGCTCGCCGACCGCAACGGCGTCCGCACGCCGATGCAGTGGAACACGGGCACCAGCGGCGGTTTCTCCTCGGCGCCCCCCGAGCAGTGCTTCTACCCGCCCATCCAGGATCCGGTGTACGGCTTCCTGCGCGTCAACGTGAACTCGCAGGAACAGGACCCCTCCAGCCTGCTGAAGTGGGTTTCGCGCCAACTCGACCTGCGCCGCGCCCACCCCGCCTTCGCGCACGGCGACCTCAACTTCGTCGAGACGGGCAACCCCGCCGTCCTCGCCTTTACCCGCCAGTATGGGGATGACACCCTCCTGATCGTGAGCAACTTCGCGGGAACCACCCAGGCCGCCCAGCTTGACCTCGCCGGGCACGTGGGGCGGGTCCCCATCAGCCTCGCGGGGGGCAGCCACCTTCCGCCCGTGGGGGAGGGGGGTCAGTACCCCATGATCTTGGGCAAGTACGACTATTACTGGCTGAAGCTGAGCGGGGTGAGGTAG
- a CDS encoding metal ABC transporter ATP-binding protein encodes MLGVENLTVRYGTQVALEDATVRFEAGTFSAVIGPNGAGKSTLLKTLVGLLPDSEGRVRFDAGHTAQNCVSYVPQQQTLDWAFPVTVWDVAMMGRTGRLGWLRRPGREDRERVVAALRETGVYELRHRHIGALSGGQRQRVLLARMLARDGHLLLLDEPLTGVDAATQEQLMALLRAQADKGRAVVMVTHDLEQARRWCDHLILVNRRIIADGTPGEVYTPRNIEATFSASHLGHMHAEA; translated from the coding sequence ATGCTGGGTGTGGAGAACCTGACGGTGCGGTACGGCACCCAAGTGGCGCTGGAGGACGCGACGGTCCGCTTCGAGGCGGGCACTTTCAGCGCGGTCATCGGGCCGAACGGGGCGGGCAAGAGCACGCTGCTCAAGACACTGGTGGGGCTGCTGCCCGACTCCGAGGGCCGCGTGCGCTTCGACGCCGGGCACACGGCCCAGAACTGCGTGTCGTACGTGCCGCAGCAGCAGACGCTGGACTGGGCCTTTCCGGTCACGGTCTGGGACGTGGCGATGATGGGCCGAACGGGGCGCCTGGGCTGGCTGCGCCGGCCGGGCCGCGAGGACCGGGAGCGGGTGGTGGCGGCGCTGAGGGAAACCGGCGTGTACGAGCTGCGGCACCGGCACATCGGGGCGCTCAGCGGGGGGCAGCGGCAACGGGTCTTGCTCGCGCGGATGCTGGCCCGCGACGGCCACCTGCTGCTGCTGGACGAACCGCTGACCGGCGTGGACGCCGCCACCCAGGAGCAACTCATGGCCCTGCTGCGCGCCCAGGCCGACAAGGGCCGCGCCGTGGTGATGGTCACCCACGATCTTGAACAGGCGCGGCGCTGGTGCGACCACCTCATTCTGGTGAACCGGCGCATCATCGCCGACGGCACGCCGGGCGAGGTGTACACACCGCGCAATATCGAGGCGACCTTCAGCGCGAGCCACCTCGGCCACATGCACGCGGAGGCCTGA
- the treZ gene encoding malto-oligosyltrehalose trehalohydrolase, translating into MPNPSKYILTPDAAPDALSTRLGAHLLPDRSGTRFRVWTTTASEVSVRVNGTDHPMSALGEGTFEVILPVGVGARYKFLLGGQAWPDPYARFLPDGVHGDAEVVDLDAYGWKNTGWRGLPLSECVFYELHVGTFTPEGTYRAALEKLPELVELGVTAVELMPLASFPGKRGWGYDGVALYAPYAEYGRPEDLMTFVDAAHGLGLAVFLDVVYNHFGPDGNYLGVYSPQYFTDRFHTPWGAGLDYAEPHMRRLITGNARMWLRDYRFDGLRLDATNVISDDSPVHILRELADEVHALGGTHLLVAEDHRNLPELMTEDHLDGVWADDFHHEVRVTLTGEREGYFSPFQGGAAALAHVINRGWVYEGQVTPFGDHPRGKPADALEAPSFVYCIQNHDQIGNRPRGDRLHHPGGVSPTTFRGASALLLTLPMTPLLFQGQEWAASALFPFFSDHAGDLGRAVTEGRKKEFGYFKSFSTQEVLDPQDEATFRAARLDWAERETGEHGRTLALYRELLRLRREDPVLRDRSRRNLQAGNEGNVLWVHHKTADGERTLLWNVGQEAVDAGALHLPFPLPTDVLLHSEGREDTTLNSGEAVLLGAQA; encoded by the coding sequence ATGCCCAATCCTTCGAAGTACATTCTGACCCCCGACGCAGCCCCTGACGCCCTCTCCACCCGCCTGGGCGCCCACCTCCTGCCGGATCGCAGTGGCACCCGTTTTCGCGTCTGGACCACCACGGCGAGCGAGGTGAGTGTGCGTGTCAACGGCACCGACCACCCCATGTCAGCCCTCGGCGAGGGCACCTTCGAGGTGATCCTGCCCGTGGGTGTCGGCGCCCGGTATAAGTTCCTACTCGGCGGCCAGGCCTGGCCCGACCCCTACGCCCGCTTCCTGCCGGACGGCGTTCACGGCGACGCGGAGGTTGTGGACCTGGACGCCTACGGGTGGAAGAACACCGGGTGGCGCGGCCTCCCCCTCTCCGAGTGTGTGTTCTACGAGCTGCACGTGGGCACCTTTACCCCGGAGGGCACCTACCGCGCGGCTCTGGAGAAGCTGCCCGAACTCGTGGAGCTGGGGGTCACGGCCGTCGAGCTGATGCCGCTCGCGTCGTTTCCCGGCAAGCGGGGCTGGGGGTACGACGGGGTGGCCCTGTACGCCCCCTACGCCGAATACGGGCGGCCCGAGGACCTGATGACGTTCGTGGACGCCGCGCACGGGCTGGGACTCGCCGTCTTTCTGGACGTGGTGTACAACCACTTCGGGCCGGACGGGAACTACCTGGGGGTGTACAGCCCGCAGTATTTCACCGACCGCTTCCACACCCCCTGGGGCGCCGGGCTGGACTACGCCGAGCCCCATATGCGCCGACTGATCACGGGAAATGCCCGGATGTGGCTGCGCGACTACCGGTTCGACGGCCTGCGGCTGGACGCCACCAATGTGATCTCCGACGACAGCCCGGTGCACATCCTGCGCGAACTGGCGGATGAGGTTCACGCGCTCGGCGGCACTCACCTCCTCGTCGCGGAGGATCACCGCAACCTGCCCGAGCTGATGACGGAAGACCACCTCGACGGGGTGTGGGCGGACGACTTTCACCACGAGGTGCGCGTCACGCTGACCGGGGAACGCGAGGGGTACTTCTCGCCCTTCCAGGGGGGCGCGGCGGCGCTCGCCCACGTGATCAACCGCGGCTGGGTGTACGAGGGGCAGGTCACCCCCTTCGGCGACCACCCGCGCGGCAAACCCGCCGACGCGCTGGAAGCTCCTTCGTTCGTCTACTGCATCCAGAACCACGACCAGATCGGCAACCGGCCCCGCGGGGACCGGCTGCACCATCCGGGCGGGGTCAGCCCCACGACGTTCCGGGGCGCCTCCGCGCTGCTCCTCACGCTGCCGATGACGCCGCTGCTGTTCCAGGGGCAGGAGTGGGCAGCTTCGGCCCTCTTCCCCTTCTTCAGCGACCACGCGGGCGACCTGGGCCGGGCGGTCACCGAGGGGCGCAAGAAGGAGTTCGGCTATTTCAAGTCCTTCTCGACCCAGGAGGTGCTCGACCCGCAGGACGAGGCGACCTTCCGGGCGGCCAGGCTCGACTGGGCCGAGCGCGAGACGGGGGAACACGGGCGCACCCTGGCGCTGTACCGCGAGTTGCTGAGGCTGCGCCGGGAGGACCCGGTGCTGCGCGACCGCAGCCGCCGCAACCTCCAGGCCGGGAACGAGGGGAACGTGCTGTGGGTCCATCACAAGACGGCAGATGGCGAGCGCACCCTGCTCTGGAACGTGGGGCAGGAGGCGGTGGACGCCGGAGCACTGCACCTCCCCTTCCCCCTCCCGACGGACGTCCTGCTTCACTCCGAGGGCCGGGAGGACACCACGCTGAACTCCGGTGAAGCCGTCCTGCTAGGGGCACAGGCATGA
- the glgX gene encoding glycogen debranching protein GlgX, which yields MTTTDHTSPTPGTPPSPRVHVRPGRSYPLGATWDGKGTNFALYSENATGVELCLFDEQGHETRYPITEHTAFVWHGYLPNISPGQRYGYRVHGEYAPEKGLRFNPNVVLLDPYAKALDGTERFEAGVFGYVPGGDDTVMQTGEQRGAPLGIVIDPVFNWVGDQKPNVPFHQSVIYEAHVKGLTMTHPDVPEALRGTYAGIATEPILRYLQQLGITAIEFLPVHQHVDDPFLLAKGLTNYWGYSTLNYFAPDVRYSAAARRGDPAGAVPEFKNMVRALHDAGIEVILDVVYNHTAEGNHLGPTMSFKGIDNPTYYRLVADNPRFYFDYTGTGNSLNVRHPQTLQLIMDSLRYWVTEMHVDGFRFDLASTLARGLHEVDQLSGFFTIIHQDPVISRVKLIAEPWDVGEGGYQVGNFPVNWAEWNGIYRDDMRAFWMGKGGLASEIGYRLTGSSDLYQNDGRKPYASINFVTAHDGFTLRDSVTYEQKHNEANGEGNQDGHNHNLTWNCGVEGETDDPEINALRARQQRNFLATLLLGQGTPMLLGGDEIGRTQKGNNNAYCQDNEISWYDWANLDADLLSFTRRLIRLRKAHPALHRRKFFSGRTIRGEDVRDIVWLRYDGQEMSDEDWNNPQTQSLGMFLDGDGLDDVDAEGRPLRDDDLLLLLSASHVDLPFRLPDLDSCGTWELLVDTADDGAREIVPAGKETTLRGRSVKLYRCARHSEHEPAHD from the coding sequence ATGACGACCACTGACCACACTTCCCCCACCCCAGGGACCCCGCCGTCCCCCAGGGTTCATGTACGCCCGGGCCGTTCCTATCCCCTGGGCGCAACCTGGGACGGCAAGGGCACGAACTTCGCCCTGTATTCCGAGAACGCGACCGGCGTTGAGCTGTGTCTGTTCGACGAGCAGGGGCATGAAACCCGCTATCCCATCACGGAGCACACCGCCTTCGTGTGGCACGGCTACCTGCCCAACATCAGCCCCGGGCAGCGTTACGGCTACCGGGTCCACGGCGAGTACGCGCCCGAAAAGGGCCTGCGCTTCAACCCAAACGTGGTGCTGCTGGACCCCTACGCCAAGGCGCTGGACGGCACCGAGCGCTTCGAGGCGGGCGTCTTCGGCTACGTGCCTGGCGGCGACGATACTGTGATGCAGACGGGGGAGCAGCGCGGCGCCCCGCTGGGCATCGTGATAGACCCGGTGTTCAACTGGGTGGGCGATCAGAAGCCCAACGTTCCCTTTCACCAGTCGGTGATCTACGAGGCGCACGTCAAGGGGCTGACGATGACGCACCCCGACGTGCCCGAGGCGCTGCGCGGGACCTACGCGGGCATCGCGACCGAGCCCATCCTGCGCTACCTCCAGCAACTGGGGATCACCGCCATCGAGTTCCTGCCGGTGCACCAGCATGTGGACGACCCCTTCCTGCTCGCCAAGGGGCTGACGAACTACTGGGGCTACTCGACGCTGAACTATTTCGCCCCCGACGTGCGCTACTCGGCGGCGGCGCGGCGCGGGGACCCGGCAGGTGCGGTGCCCGAGTTCAAGAACATGGTACGGGCCCTACACGACGCCGGAATCGAGGTCATCCTCGACGTGGTGTACAACCACACGGCGGAGGGGAACCACCTGGGACCCACGATGTCCTTCAAGGGAATCGACAACCCCACCTATTACCGGCTGGTGGCCGACAACCCGCGCTTCTACTTCGACTACACCGGGACCGGGAACAGCCTCAACGTCCGGCACCCGCAGACCCTCCAGCTCATCATGGACTCGCTGCGCTACTGGGTCACCGAGATGCACGTGGACGGCTTCCGCTTCGACCTCGCCTCGACGCTGGCGCGCGGCCTGCACGAGGTGGACCAGCTCTCGGGCTTCTTCACGATCATCCACCAGGACCCGGTGATTTCCCGCGTCAAGCTGATCGCCGAGCCGTGGGACGTGGGCGAGGGCGGCTACCAGGTCGGGAACTTTCCGGTGAACTGGGCCGAGTGGAACGGCATCTACCGGGACGACATGCGCGCCTTCTGGATGGGCAAGGGCGGCCTGGCCTCCGAGATCGGCTACCGGCTGACGGGGTCCTCCGACCTGTACCAGAACGACGGGCGCAAGCCCTACGCCTCCATCAACTTCGTGACCGCCCACGACGGCTTCACCCTGCGCGACTCGGTCACGTATGAACAGAAGCACAACGAGGCGAACGGCGAGGGCAACCAGGACGGCCACAACCACAACCTGACCTGGAACTGCGGGGTGGAGGGCGAGACCGACGACCCCGAGATCAACGCCCTGCGCGCCCGCCAGCAACGCAATTTCCTGGCGACGCTGCTGCTGGGGCAGGGCACGCCGATGCTGCTGGGCGGCGACGAGATCGGGCGCACCCAGAAGGGTAACAACAACGCCTACTGCCAGGACAACGAGATCAGCTGGTACGACTGGGCGAACCTCGACGCCGATCTGCTGTCGTTTACCCGGCGGCTGATCCGGCTGCGGAAGGCCCATCCCGCGCTGCACCGCCGCAAGTTCTTCTCGGGCCGCACCATTCGCGGCGAGGACGTGCGCGACATCGTGTGGCTGCGCTACGACGGCCAGGAGATGAGCGACGAGGACTGGAACAACCCCCAGACCCAGTCGCTGGGCATGTTCCTCGACGGCGACGGGCTGGACGACGTGGACGCCGAGGGCCGCCCCCTGCGCGACGACGACCTGCTGCTGCTGCTCTCGGCCTCGCACGTTGACCTGCCCTTCCGGCTGCCCGACCTGGACAGTTGCGGCACCTGGGAGCTGCTGGTGGACACGGCGGACGACGGCGCGCGGGAGATCGTGCCAGCCGGGAAGGAGACGACCCTGCGGGGCCGCAGTGTCAAGCTGTACCGCTGCGCCCGCCACAGCGAACACGAGCCCGCGCACGACTGA